Part of the Ignavibacterium album JCM 16511 genome, ATTAAGATTAAAAAGAAGTAAGATATAATCTTTAAGGAAAACTTATTTTTATATAACTCTAAATAACAGAATCATTCTTCACAAAAAAGCCCACAAACAAATAGTGGGCTTTATAATCAAATTATCTAAAGAAGAATTATCTGGTGTAATTAATTTCCATCATTTTTACTTCTTTACCATCAAAATTTCCAAACATTTCAAAAACCATTTGATTATCAGTAACCATCTTCGAAATTGATTTGAATTCTACATCTTTACCAGCAACAGGATCATACATTTTACCATTGTATATTATACTCTTGGTTGCATCATCAAATTTACCTGTACTGATAGCTACTCCTGTTCCCATATTATCAATCCAGATATTAATAAATTCTTTTTTTCCATTGTCATAAGCTTCAAGTGACCATCCTTCGGTTTGCATTCCCATCATTGGAAATTTTGCAACCATTTTCAGATACCTTCCGCCAAGGATCATTTCAGCATTAACAGTACCTTCAGAAACAACTGGCTCTGCATTTGGCTCCATCCACATTTTAGAAACCATTTTCCATTCACCAACTTGTTTAGCCATCATCTCGTGCATAGAACCAGGAGTCATGTAATCGATCCAGATTTTCATTTGTTCATCAGAATTCATTTCTTCATTCTGAGCAAATGAGGTTCCCCAAAGAAAAGTGAGAAATACTAAAGTGAACAAAAAGTTTTTCATTGATGCGCTCCTTTTTGAAATTATATTATGTTAATTATCCCCATTAAATCTTTGGTAACCTTTCAATATATGAACTGTTACTCAACACAGCGAAAGTATCTGCATTGCGTAATTCATTAATATCAAAACAGTTCATATAACTCATTGAGCTTCTCAATCCATCTGAAATTGCATCAATAACATTTTGAACTGCTCCTTTGTATGCAACCATTGTTTCTTCACCTTCAATAAACTCGTTTCTCATCTTTACTCCGAATGAAGCTGAACCACGATACTTTTTCCAGAGTTGTCCTTTATATTTTATTACTTCGCCGGGCGTTTCTCTTGTTCCGGAAAGCATTCTGCCAAGCATTACTACATCAGCACCAAGTGCAATCGCTTTTGCAACATCGCCGGGACTTTTAATTCCGCCATCGGCTATGATTTTAACTTTTAACTTTTTGGCCTCTCTGTGGAAATAAACATTTAATAAAGATGAGACTTGTCCAATTCCAATTCCGGTTTGAATAGAAGTTGTACAAACACTTCCGCTTCCGATTCCCACACGAACAGCATCGGCTCCTGCAGCTTCCATTTGCTGTAGTGTACCTCCGTGAGCAATGTTGCCGATTATAATTTTTGTATCGAATTTCTTTTTGATTTGCTCACATTTTTTTAGAACTTCTTTATTGTTTGCATTAGCTGTATCAATACAAATAATAAGATTTTTTTCAACGAGTTGCTCAACAATTTTCATATCAGTACTAAGACCGATTGAAACGGCACGAACTCCTTTACCGTTTTTTCCCTGAAGTAAGATTTCCAGTGAAGAATCGAAACGATTAAGAATTCCAAGGCAACCGAGTCTCGTAAGTTCTTTTGCCATTTCAAGCCCTGTCACAGTATCCATAGGACTTGAAAGAATCGGCAGTTGAAGTTTCAGACCTAAAAAAGTTGTTTGAGTTGATGGATCTTTTCTTGATTTAACTCTTGATACCTGAGTTGGAATAAGACTTATATCATCATAAGTGAGTGATTGAGTGTACTCGTTTAATTCTTTCTTAGAATATATTTTCATATTTATTCCTGTAGTTAGAGTAGATTTTCTAATTCATCTAAAATTGAGTTCATCTTTTTTGTAACTGATAAAACCGGTTCAGGAGAATTCATATCAACACCCGCTTTTCTTAAAACATTAATCGGATAATCCGAACTACCAGCTTTAAGAAAGGTGATATAGCTATCAATGGCAGGCTTTCCTTCTGTTTTTACTTTATGCGCCAATGTTTCAGATGCAGCCATTCCGGTTGCATATTGAAAAACATAAAAGTTATAAAAGAAGTGAGGAACTCTTGACCAGGTAAAAGATTCTTCATCGTCAACAAACATCGAGGGACCCCAATACTTCTGAAATAATGAACTGTATAAGTTGCACAATTCTTCTGGAGTCAGAGCTTCGCCTTTTTCAGTTTTTTCGTAAACAGTTTGTTCGAACTCGGCAAACATAACCTGTCTGTAAAATGTGCTTGTGATATTGTTGAGATATCTTTCAAGTAAATGCAGCTTTTCTTCTTTTGAATTTGAATTTTTGATCAGATAGTCAAGCAAAAGTGACTCATTAAAAGTTGATGCAACTTCAGCAAGGAAGATTGAGTAGTTAGCATAATGAAATGGTTGTGTTAAACCAGTATAATATGAGTGCATATTATGACCCATTTCATGAGCTAGAGTAAAAACATCATTAAGCAAATCAGTCCAGTTTAGCATTACATAAGGATGGACTCCATAGGTTGTTCCGGAAGAATAAGCTCCGCTTCTCTTTCCAACAGTTTCATAAACATCAATCCATCTTTCGTTAAAAGCTTTTCTCAAAGAATTATGATAATCATCTCCCATAATTTCCAGAGCATTAAGAACTAATTCAACTGCTTCATCGTAATTGTATTTTCTCTCATACTTCTGATCAAATAAAGTAACATAAATATCATAAGGATGTAATTTTTCAACGCCTAAAAGTTCTTTCTTTAATTTTGCCCATCTGTACATTGGTGCAAAGTTTTGATTTACTGTTTCAACCAAATTATCGTAAACAGAGACAGGAATATTGTTTTTACTTAATGCAGCTTCTCGTGCCGAATTATATTTTCTTACCTTTGCATAAAAAATATTTGCTTTAAGATTTCCTGTAAAAAGTGAATTTAACGAATTAACATATTCCTTGTAAGGAGTTAAATATGCTTTGAATGCTCTTTCTCTGTAAGCTCTGTCTTTAGAATACATTGCTGCGTAATATCTTCCGTGAGACATTTGAATGTCACTCCCAAACTCATCTTTTATGAAAGGAAATTTCATATCTGCATTTGTGAAAATAGAATATGTGTTATACGGAACCTGAGCAATTTCCGAACTTAAGGCAAGAATTGATTCTTTATCACTATCGAGAGTGTGTGGTTTCTCACGAAGAATATCATCAAAATAATGTTCGAAAATTTTTAACTCCTGATTTTCTTCAATCCATTTTCTTAACTGATTTTCCTCAATTGAAAGAATTTCAGGTTTAATGAAAGAGCTTTCTGAAAGTGCACGGGCATAAAGGTTTTTAATTCTGTCATCCATTGCGTGATAACGCGAAACCCGCATATCACTATCTTTTGCAAGCATTGCATAAAGAGAAAGCTTTTCTAATTTTATTCCGATTTCTTCATCTAGCATTAAACAAGCATATAAAACCGAAGGTGAACTGCTAAGTTTGCCTTTAAAGTCAGAAAATCTAATCAGATTTTTATTAGTCCATTCAAAATCTTTATCCCATTTGTCATCGGATTCATAAATATCTTTAAGATTCCATTTATATTTTTCTTCGATTTGTTCTCTTGTGGGAAGTGTGGCTGTTGCTGTTTGTGTTGAATGAAGTAGATTGGGTATAAAATTAAATTCCATAATAACCCCCGATATATGGTGAATAAAAAACTTTCATTAAAGATAAAATCCGTTTTTTTAGAATTATTAATAGATAGCTTAAAAAGTGCATCATAGGACAAAAAACTTAAGAATGATTTTATGCGGGTGGCAATATAAGAAAAGTAGAACGAATATTCATAAAGATTCTTTCTGAAAAATTATTGACTAGTCTTACTCAGCTGCACTCTTACTTTACCACTGAATTCCTTACACGAAATTCTAACTTTTTTTGGAATGTTTCCCTGAATTCTGTCTATAAGATTCGGTATTTCAGTTTCTATTGATGCAACATAAATAAGACCTCGATTTTCATTCAGAACATTCAAAGTAAAATTTCCCTTCTCAAAGTCAACTACAGAGATTAGTATTCTTGAATCACTTGAATTGAAGTTTAGATTAATTTCAAAATCATAAGTAAGATCAGAAGCCGTCATCACAAGATTCAGATAATTTAATTTGTTTTCCTCAAATGGCTGATTAACATTACCCGCAGGGTTGTATGGTTCAAGGATTTCTTCCCTACAGGAAGTGAATGCTAATAATAAAATTGATAGAATAACTAATTTCATATCAAATCGTGCTTATTTGTGAAATGAAATTAAGTTATTGTGATATTTCTGTCAATCCTTTATTTAATAGTCAGTCAATTTTTTTTAGAATTGCACGGGAAGCTTTGAACTTGCCTAAGAATTTTTCGGAATGTTTTCGCTGGAATTCCGGTGCAGCTTTTTCAGCGTACTGATAATAATCATCAATTGAATTAAAGCGGTAATGAAACTGATAAACGGCTTCATCGGAAACAGTGTCTGGAATTACAACTTTAAAGATTTCGTAGCTGTTGAAAAAACCTGCATTCATAATATCAGGAATGTGTTCTTCTTTCATCCAATTCAGCCATTCTTCTTCAACTTGCCTTTTAATGTTTATTGTAACTATATAAACTCCCATACTCACCTCGTTTATTTTGCCCAATGAGGAAATACTCCTAAACCAAAAATAATATTTCCCAATGTGTAAACAAGTAAAGTAATTATCAGAGTACTACTGATATTTAAGATAAAACCAGTCTTAATCATATCAATTATTCTTAATCGTTTGCTTGCAAAAACAATTGTATTCGGAGGTGTTCCAACCGGAAGCATAAAAGCCATCGAAGCTGACAAAGTAGCAGGAATCATAAGTAGTAATGGATTAACTTCCATTGATAATGAAACAGCAGCCAATACCGGAAGAATCATCTGAGTAGTTGCAGTGTTTGAAGTAAGTTCAGTCAGAAAATTTATAGATGCAGAAATAATCAGTACAAGAATTAGAATATGAATGTGAGTAATTCCTTTTAGCTGCGAACCAATGTAATCCGAAAGTCCACTTACAGAAAAAGCATTTGCCAGAGCAAAACCGCCTCCGAACAAAAGTATTACACTCCATGGAACTTGCTCGATACTATTAGCAGCAAGAATTGTGCTCTGTTCTGATTTGTTCTTTGTTGGAATAATATATAATGTCAGAGCAGCTACAACTGCAATAGTTGAGTCGTCAACCAAATCAGAAATATTTAATAAAGTTGCCCAACCGGGAATTGTCATAAATCCAAGATTAAGTTCTACTCTGAAAATCCAAAGTAGAACTGTAAGAATGAAGACACTTAAAACAACTTTTTCTTCAAAAGAGATTTTGCCCAACGAAGTATATTCGTTTCTGATATAATTTTTATCGAGTGATATTTTTTTATTAACTCCGAATACAAAACTGATAACAAAAAACGCTGTTAAAAAGATTATTACCGAAATAGGAACTGCGAGCAACATCCAGCTTCCAAATGAAATCTGAGGTGAATCTGGAAAAATAATTTTTGTTATTCTAACCAATGCAAGATTTGGTGGGGTTCCGACCAAAGTTGCAATTCCACCAATTGAGCAAGAATATGCGATTCCAAGCAATAATGCTTTTGAAATCTTTAATGCTTTTTCTTCTGAAACATCGCTTTCTATTTTGGAAATTACAGCAAGTGCAATGGGCAACATCATTACAGCAGTCGCAGTATTTGAAATCCACATCGAAAGGAAAGCTGAAGCCAACATAAAACCGAGTAAAATAGAAGATGCTGAAGCTCCCATTATTGTAATAATCTTAAGAGCAATCCGTCTATGCAATTTCCATCTTTCCATTGCAATTGCAATCAGAAAGCCACCAAGGAAAAGGAATATTACAGAATTGATATATGAGTCAGATACTTTGGATGCAGGTAGTACACCGGTTAACGGAAATAATATTAAAGGGACAAGAGCTGTTACAGCTAAAGGAAGCGCTTCCGTCATCCACCAGATTGCCATCAATACTGCAACTGCGGCAGTAAATTTAATAGCTGGTTTATCGGGTTGCGGATCAAAAAGGATTAACATTAGAATGAATGCAATTATTCCGCTGCTAAAGCCAAGATATGAAAAATTATTTATAAACAATCTTCTCATTGTTGTTAAAATAAATATTCATTTCTTAGTTTTCAAAAAGTACATTAGAACAAGAATTGAATAAATTTATCAAATCTTTCATTCATCTATTCAGCTTTACCTTCCGAAGGTAGGCATTCAATCTTCCTTCCATTCAACCAATCACACATTTTCAATCAATCATTCGATCAATCATCTCTATGAAACCTTTATTATGTCCAAAGAATATTCTTTCCTATCCACACAATCATATTTATATTTGAGCCCTGAATTATTGTATGCAGATAAAGGATAGCAAATACGAAGCAGTAATCGGACTTGAAGTTCACGCACAACTTCTCACCGAAACAAAAGCATTTTGTGGCTGTTCCACTAAATTTGGTAATGCACCAAATTCAAATGTTTGCCCGGTTTGTCTTGGGCATCCTGGTATGTTACCTGTCTTGAATAAAAAAGTTGTAGAGTTTACTGTTTTGATGGGACTTGCAACTAATTGTACCATAAACAAAAACTCTATCTTTGCAAGAAAAAATTACTTTTACCCTGATTTACCCAAAGGATATCAGATTTCACAATATGAAGAACCCATTTGCGAAAATGGATTCATTGAAGTAAATCTCTCAGATGGAAGCACAAAAAAAATCAGGATAAAAAGAATTCATATGGAAGAAGATGCTGGAAAATCTATTCACGACCAGAGTGAATATACTTTGGTTGATGTTAATCGTTGCGGAGTGCCATTGATTGAAATTGTTACTGAACCTGATATCAATTCATCAGAGGAAGCATATCAATATCTGACAAAGATAAAGCAGATTGTTCAATATCTTGGAATTTGTGATGGTAATATGGAAGAAGGTTCTCTCAGATGCGATGCAAATGTTTCTGTAAGATTAAAAGGTGATAAGAAACTTGGTGTTAAAACTGAAATAAAGAATATGAATTCATTCAGAAATGTTGAAAGAGCTTTAAATTATGAAATTGAAAGACAAATAGATTTAATAGAAGATAGCGAGAAAATAATTCAGCAAACTTTGCTTTGGAATGCTGATTTAAATGAAGCTTTACCGATGAGAACTAAAGAAGAAGCACACGATTACAGATATTTTCCTGATCCTGATTTACTTCCCGTTATCGTTGATGACGAATGGAGAAACATTATTGCAGCAACGATGCCTGAACTACCTGAGCAAAAGTTCCGCAGGTTCGTTAGCCAATATAATTTGCCTGATTATGATGCAGAAATTTTAACTCAGTCAAAAACTATTGCTGACTATTTTGAGAAGGTCACGAATGTAACAAAAGATTATAAATCCGTCAGCAACTGGGTTATGACTGAGGTTCTTGGTTATCTGAATGAACATAAAACTGAAATTGATAGCTTCCCTGTAAGTGCTGAGAATCTCGGGAAGCTGATTAACCTGATTTCCAATGGAACAATAAGTAGTAAAATTGCAAAGGAAGTTTATCTAACTTTACTTGAGTCAAATGAAGACCCGGAAAAGATTGTAAAAGAAAAAAATCTCATCCAGATTTCGGATGAGGGTGAGATAACAAAAATTATTCAAGATGTTCTGCAAAAAAATAAAAATCAGATTGATGAATATTTATCAGGAAAGGATAAAGTGCTGGGATTTTTCGTTGGACAAGTAATGAAAGAAACCAAAGGCAAAGCCAATCCACAGTTGGTAAATCAAATTCTAAAATCAGAATTAGAAAAGTTTCGTAAATAAAAAGGAGAATTAAATTGTCGTTTCAGGAAAAACTGAAGAAAATTTTTAAGAAGAAAGAAAAGAAAGAGCCACAAACTCCTGCAGAAAAAATTAAGGAGTTTTTTAAGCAATTATTTTATGCTGCAATTGCTGCATTCTTTATTATTACATTTATTATTCAGAATACAAGAATTCCAACCGGCTCGATGGAAGATACAATTCTGGTTGGTGATTTTGTACTTGTTAACAAATTCATATACGGCTCGAGTTCACCAAGATATATTCCTTTCACTGAAACACCACTACCTTATTTCACACTTCCGGCTTTCAAAGATCCAAAGCCGACTGATATAGTTGTATTTGAATATCCCGGAGACAGAGATCAACTGGAACCAGCAGAAAAAGGCGTTAACTATGTAAAGCGTTGTATCGGAACACCTGGCGATACTGTTGAAATAAGAGATAAAGTTGTTTTTGTAAACGGTAAAGAATTCTGGCGTCCACCTTACATTAAATACTATCGCGGAATGATTGGATTAAACCTAAGACCTCTTCCCAAAGGTTATGCTGAGCCGAGAATTTTTCCAAGAGGAATGCCGTGGAATGAAGATAATTACGGACCATTAGTAGTTCCTAAAAAAGGAATGACTATTCCAATCAATATTTATAATGTTGAGCAATGGCGAACAACTATCGACAGAGAATTTGGAAAGAGAGTTGTTGAAATAAGAGGCAATGTAGTTTACATTGATGGTCAACCTGTATCGTCATATACATTCAAAAAAGATTATTATTTTATGATGGGAGATAATCGGGATGATAGTCTTGATAGCAGATTCTGGGGATTTGTTCCTCGTGATGCCGTTGTTGGAGAAGCTTTCATAATTTTGTTTTCGTGGGATCGTGAAATTCCTTTTTCTGAATTATTCAGATTACTCGCATCAGTAAGAACAGACAGAATACTGAAGTTAATTCATTAAACATTTTTTTTGGGAAATGAACTGTTGTCAATTTCTTTGACTTCCTTTTCACTTAATACTTTATAAACTGTTCACCACTTTAAAATGAAAAAGCTGCTCATTTCTGAGCAGCTTCTTAATTTCAGGTCAGATATAACTAATTGAAATTATATCTTATACCAAGTTGTATTCTGTAAACATCAAGTACTGTTGCACTCTTTTGGAAAGTCTTATCAATGAGTTTACCGCCAACGCTTCTTAGTCTGTAAACAGGTTTACCTTCGGTATCAATGCTTCTGAAAATAAGAGGTGAAGTTGTAACGAATTCATCACCAACTCCCCAATTCTTATTCAAAAGATTTGTGAAGTTCAGAATATCAACTCTTACCTGTAATGAATTTTTCTTACCAATGAATTCACCATAGAATTCCTGAATTATACTTAAGTCAGCACGAAATACCATTGGCATAAATACAGCACCTCTCTGAGCATATTCGCCTCTATGTTTACTGAGATATTCATCCTGCTCAATGAATGCATTCCAGGCAGCCTGTTGATCAGCCACAGTGAATGTGGTACCGCCATCAGTATATTGTTCAAAGTACATTTCGGAAGCATCTCTAGGAATGTAAATTAAATCATTACTTGTTCCACCATCTCCATTCAAGTCACCTGAATAAACATAGCTCGCATTACCTTGAGTATAAGCTTCACCAAACAATGTAATTGTAGTAGAACCAAAGTTGAAGTAATCAAATTTGTATGACAATGTTCCAAATACTCTGTGACCTGGTGAATTTGCAGAGAATCCAAGTCCCGGATTATTGGGATTGCCTGCATGTTGATTATTATTCCAGGAGCCAAATGCAATTGAACCAGGATCAACTGTATTTTTAGCCACGCCATAGTTGTAACCAGCTTTGAAATACCAGTTATCAGAAAATGGTTTTTCTAAAGATGCTGAAACGCTCCAATAGTAACCTTCGTTCTGATTTTTCAACACAATTGCATTATCAACTTTCTGATAAATCTTCCTTGCGCTTGAACTCGTCCATCTTGGTCTTGTATCAGCGCCAACTAAATTAGCATTTGGATCTGCCTGGTTAGCATTGATGTAATAAATTCCGTTTACATCTTTACTGTACAATCCTTCTACAGTTGCGATTAATCCAAGCCATGGTAATCTCTGATCGATTCCAAGGTTAGATCTCCAGAGTTGGGGAAATTTGAAATTAGGATCTGTCAAGGCCAGTTCATAAGTAGCTGCTGGTGCACCTGTGACATTTGTTGGTTTATAACGGTTTGGATCAGG contains:
- a CDS encoding DUF1579 domain-containing protein, which produces MKNFLFTLVFLTFLWGTSFAQNEEMNSDEQMKIWIDYMTPGSMHEMMAKQVGEWKMVSKMWMEPNAEPVVSEGTVNAEMILGGRYLKMVAKFPMMGMQTEGWSLEAYDNGKKEFINIWIDNMGTGVAISTGKFDDATKSIIYNGKMYDPVAGKDVEFKSISKMVTDNQMVFEMFGNFDGKEVKMMEINYTR
- a CDS encoding guanosine monophosphate reductase; translated protein: MKIYSKKELNEYTQSLTYDDISLIPTQVSRVKSRKDPSTQTTFLGLKLQLPILSSPMDTVTGLEMAKELTRLGCLGILNRFDSSLEILLQGKNGKGVRAVSIGLSTDMKIVEQLVEKNLIICIDTANANNKEVLKKCEQIKKKFDTKIIIGNIAHGGTLQQMEAAGADAVRVGIGSGSVCTTSIQTGIGIGQVSSLLNVYFHREAKKLKVKIIADGGIKSPGDVAKAIALGADVVMLGRMLSGTRETPGEVIKYKGQLWKKYRGSASFGVKMRNEFIEGEETMVAYKGAVQNVIDAISDGLRSSMSYMNCFDINELRNADTFAVLSNSSYIERLPKI
- the pepF gene encoding oligoendopeptidase F, whose amino-acid sequence is MEFNFIPNLLHSTQTATATLPTREQIEEKYKWNLKDIYESDDKWDKDFEWTNKNLIRFSDFKGKLSSSPSVLYACLMLDEEIGIKLEKLSLYAMLAKDSDMRVSRYHAMDDRIKNLYARALSESSFIKPEILSIEENQLRKWIEENQELKIFEHYFDDILREKPHTLDSDKESILALSSEIAQVPYNTYSIFTNADMKFPFIKDEFGSDIQMSHGRYYAAMYSKDRAYRERAFKAYLTPYKEYVNSLNSLFTGNLKANIFYAKVRKYNSAREAALSKNNIPVSVYDNLVETVNQNFAPMYRWAKLKKELLGVEKLHPYDIYVTLFDQKYERKYNYDEAVELVLNALEIMGDDYHNSLRKAFNERWIDVYETVGKRSGAYSSGTTYGVHPYVMLNWTDLLNDVFTLAHEMGHNMHSYYTGLTQPFHYANYSIFLAEVASTFNESLLLDYLIKNSNSKEEKLHLLERYLNNITSTFYRQVMFAEFEQTVYEKTEKGEALTPEELCNLYSSLFQKYWGPSMFVDDEESFTWSRVPHFFYNFYVFQYATGMAASETLAHKVKTEGKPAIDSYITFLKAGSSDYPINVLRKAGVDMNSPEPVLSVTKKMNSILDELENLL
- a CDS encoding DUF4286 family protein translates to MGVYIVTINIKRQVEEEWLNWMKEEHIPDIMNAGFFNSYEIFKVVIPDTVSDEAVYQFHYRFNSIDDYYQYAEKAAPEFQRKHSEKFLGKFKASRAILKKID
- a CDS encoding SLC13 family permease, which translates into the protein MRRLFINNFSYLGFSSGIIAFILMLILFDPQPDKPAIKFTAAVAVLMAIWWMTEALPLAVTALVPLILFPLTGVLPASKVSDSYINSVIFLFLGGFLIAIAMERWKLHRRIALKIITIMGASASSILLGFMLASAFLSMWISNTATAVMMLPIALAVISKIESDVSEEKALKISKALLLGIAYSCSIGGIATLVGTPPNLALVRITKIIFPDSPQISFGSWMLLAVPISVIIFLTAFFVISFVFGVNKKISLDKNYIRNEYTSLGKISFEEKVVLSVFILTVLLWIFRVELNLGFMTIPGWATLLNISDLVDDSTIAVVAALTLYIIPTKNKSEQSTILAANSIEQVPWSVILLFGGGFALANAFSVSGLSDYIGSQLKGITHIHILILVLIISASINFLTELTSNTATTQMILPVLAAVSLSMEVNPLLLMIPATLSASMAFMLPVGTPPNTIVFASKRLRIIDMIKTGFILNISSTLIITLLVYTLGNIIFGLGVFPHWAK
- the gatB gene encoding Asp-tRNA(Asn)/Glu-tRNA(Gln) amidotransferase subunit GatB, producing the protein MQIKDSKYEAVIGLEVHAQLLTETKAFCGCSTKFGNAPNSNVCPVCLGHPGMLPVLNKKVVEFTVLMGLATNCTINKNSIFARKNYFYPDLPKGYQISQYEEPICENGFIEVNLSDGSTKKIRIKRIHMEEDAGKSIHDQSEYTLVDVNRCGVPLIEIVTEPDINSSEEAYQYLTKIKQIVQYLGICDGNMEEGSLRCDANVSVRLKGDKKLGVKTEIKNMNSFRNVERALNYEIERQIDLIEDSEKIIQQTLLWNADLNEALPMRTKEEAHDYRYFPDPDLLPVIVDDEWRNIIAATMPELPEQKFRRFVSQYNLPDYDAEILTQSKTIADYFEKVTNVTKDYKSVSNWVMTEVLGYLNEHKTEIDSFPVSAENLGKLINLISNGTISSKIAKEVYLTLLESNEDPEKIVKEKNLIQISDEGEITKIIQDVLQKNKNQIDEYLSGKDKVLGFFVGQVMKETKGKANPQLVNQILKSELEKFRK
- the lepB gene encoding signal peptidase I yields the protein MSFQEKLKKIFKKKEKKEPQTPAEKIKEFFKQLFYAAIAAFFIITFIIQNTRIPTGSMEDTILVGDFVLVNKFIYGSSSPRYIPFTETPLPYFTLPAFKDPKPTDIVVFEYPGDRDQLEPAEKGVNYVKRCIGTPGDTVEIRDKVVFVNGKEFWRPPYIKYYRGMIGLNLRPLPKGYAEPRIFPRGMPWNEDNYGPLVVPKKGMTIPINIYNVEQWRTTIDREFGKRVVEIRGNVVYIDGQPVSSYTFKKDYYFMMGDNRDDSLDSRFWGFVPRDAVVGEAFIILFSWDREIPFSELFRLLASVRTDRILKLIH